Proteins encoded in a region of the Trypanosoma brucei gambiense DAL972 chromosome 11, complete sequence genome:
- a CDS encoding ABC transporter, putative, producing MYILTVLRFFFLFFLLRHMTARCITKMVRHAHLLWYPHHPETLLSVKRFASSVRQRNHYGEASPTQRPSRSFSPLYVVEPSTRKGSFWRYLRTVRQEAVLIGAAVVGVGFYSLATLAIPATFGKLIDFAGNGELPLGTSMQLLGWFTLAGVANFARLACIGYTGERVIARLRGQLYRAIFRQPAAFFDVAENSAGSLAQRLSMDCNLIGASLTDAVTQGSKNILQTFGSIGIMLYYSPTLTCVVCGMIPPLAVFAGVYGKFVRKLQRQMQDALAVSGSVASERLNNIRTVKAFAMESKESKWYEKKVDVVFQISKRMLFFNASYVSSIQFVGYGALYCIIWAGSMLVAANQISSGVLFSFVLYTVYCGLGLMGLTNLATEINKGFGASIRVYDILDTADDIQKLQEQTKGVVPLECHWNIKLTDVSFAYPTRPEVAVYEKLSLEIKPSRCTCIVGSSGSGKSSLAMLLMKLYEHSDGTITLDGTDLKSIDTRWLRSKVGYVGQEPVLFGGTIAQNIAYGAEGHDWDDAVDRWLYSSVVESATKANAHQFVTALPEGYNTYVGEGGRSLSGGQKQRIAIARALMRSPGILILDEATSALDSESEIVVHEAVSRLIEDAKKGSEKRTVLMFAHKLSMIRKADHIVVLERGRAVAQGSFDEVRMHPLFCQLVGLPLPRSVREQQSDTLEAGAEV from the coding sequence ATGTATATACTTACCGTtctccgtttcttctttcttttcttcttgcttcGGCACATGACAGCACGTTGTATAACTAAAATGGTCCGCCACGCTCATTTGTTGTGGTACCCACATCATCCTGAAACTTTGCTTAGTGTTAAGCGCTTTGCCTCGAGTGTTCGCCAGCGTAACCATTACGGTGAGGCATCACCAACACAACGACCAAGCAGGAGCTTCTCGCCACTTTACGTTGTGGAGCCGTCGACACGAAAAGGTTCGTTTTGGCGGTACCTTCGGACAGTGCGGCAGGAGGCGGTACTCATTGGGGCTGCGGTGGTTGGCGTTGGGTTTTACAGTTTGGCCACTCTCGCAATCCCGGCGACTTTTGGGAAACTTATCGATTTTGCAGGAAACGGGGAGCTACCGTTGGGGACATCCATGCAGTTGCTTGGCTGGTTTACACTTGCCGGTGTTGCCAACTTTGCCAGGCTGGCTTGTATTGGCTATACGGGCGAGCGTGTAATTGCCCGTCTGCGCGGTCAACTCTATCGTGCCATTTTTAGACAACCGGCAGCATTCTTTGATGTGGCAGAAAACAGCGCTGGCTCACTTGCACAACGCCTTTCCATGGATTGTAACCTTATTGGCGCGTCCCTTACGGACGCGGTGACTCAAGGAAGTAAGAACATCCTGCAAACGTTTGGGAGCATTGGTATTATGCTCTATTATTCACCCACTTTAACatgtgtggtgtgtggcaTGATCCCCCCTTTGGCCGTATTTGCTGGGGTTTATGGAAAATTTGTTCGCAAACTGCAGCGCCAAATGCAGGATGCCCTCGCCGTTAGTGGAAGCGTCGCAAGTGAGCGACTAAATAACATCCGCACTGTAAAGGCCTTTGCTATGGAATCTAAAGAATCGAAGTGGTACGAAAAGAAGGTCGATGTAGTCTTCCAGATAAGCAAGCGTATGTTGTTTTTCAATGCTTCATATGTTAGTTCGATCCAGTTTGTGGGGTATGGTGCGCTGTATTGCATCATATGGGCGGGGTCTATGCTTGTGGCTGCGAACCAGATATCGTCCGGTGTCCTTTTCTCATTCGTATTGTACACGGTTTACTGCGGCCTGGGACTTATGGGTCTTACCAACTTGGCAACTGAAATCAACAAAGGATTTGGTGCAAGCATACGAGTGTATGACATACTTGATACTGCGGACGATATACAAAAGTTACAAGAACAAACGAAAGGTGTGGTTCCTCTCGAGTGTCACTGGAACATTAAATTAACTGATGTTTCTTTCGCCTATCCGACACGTCCCGAGGTTGCAGTGTACGAGAAACTCAGCCTAGAGATAAAACCCTCGCGATGTACCTGTATTGTGGGGAGTAGTGGTTCTGGTAAAAGCTCATTGGCAATGCTTTTGATGAAGTTGTACGAACACTCAGACGGAACAATAACTCTGGATGGAACGGACCTTAAGAGTATTGACACCCGCTGGTTACGGAGCAAGGTTGGGTATGTTGGACAGGAGCCGGTATTATTTGGGGGGACAATTGCGCAGAATATTGCATATGGGGCTGAGGGACACGACTGGGATGATGCGGTTGATCGGTGGCTGTATTCATCTGTTGTTGAGAGCGCGACGAAAGCTAATGCCCACCAGTTTGTCACCGCCTTACCTGAAGGTTACAATACTTATGTTGGCGAGGGTGGACGGTCACTTTCTGGTGGTCAAAAGCAACGCATTGCCATTGCACGGGCTTTGATGCGTTCTCCCGGCATTTTAATCCTTGATGAAGCCACATCTGCACTTGACAGTGAGTCGGAGATTGTGGTGCATGAAGCCGTCAGTCGGCTCATTGAGGATGCGAAGAAGGGGAGTGAGAAGCGAACAGTACTTATGTTTGCCCATAAACTTAGTATGATACGTAAGGCTGATCACATTGTTGTCTTGGAGAGGGGTCGAGCCGTAGCGCAGGGAAGTTTTGATGAAGTTCGGATGCATCCTCTTTTCTGCCAACTTGTGGGACTGCCTTTACCTCGAAGTGTCAGAGAGCAGCAATCGGATACTCTCGAGGCAGGGGCTGAGGTGTGA
- a CDS encoding RBP3, with amino-acid sequence MEPECESFPVGEAAPASTSSPFISTQMPPPMTSAPQPPSNEAEAPEGSKQHLSGGLTPRAAPFAAPRPSFSMEPEPLRNLIVNYLPPMMDEDRLFQLFAQFGPIESVKIIYDKVTRESRGYGFVKYMYFFSATYAVQWLNGYPIAGKRLKVAFANAEAAMESYKAMSASAMMFTMQQQAAMQNIFQRQMFLAQQQQQQQN; translated from the coding sequence ATGGAACCGGAGTGTGAAAGCTTCCCAGTAGGGGAGGCAGCGCCCGCATCCACATCATCTCCTTTTATTTCCACGCAAATGCCGCCACCGATGACATCAGCACCTCAACCTCCATCAAATGAAGCCGAGGCGCCTGAAGGGTCGAAACAACACCTCAGTGGAGGTTTAACTCCGAGGGCAGCTCCATTCGCCGCCCCGAGACCCTCATTTTCGATGGAACCGGAACCGTTGCGAAACCTTATTGTCAATTATTTGCCTCCCATGATGGACGAGGACCGGCTTTTCCAACTGTTTGCGCAATTCGGTCCCATTGAGAGCGTGAAGATTATTTACGACAAGGTTACAAGAGAGAGTCGAGGTTATGGTTTTGTGAAGTATATGTATTTCTTTAGCGCCACATATGCTGTGCAATGGTTGAATGGATACCCCATTGCAGGGAAACGATTAAAGGTGGCATTTGCCAATGCGGAGGCGGCTATGGAAAGCTACAAGGCCATGAGTGCATCCGCCATGATGTTTACAATGCAACAGCAGGCTGCTATGCAAAATATCTTCCAGCGGCAGATGTTTCtcgcacagcagcagcagcagcagcagaattAA
- a CDS encoding tyrosine phosphatase, putative: MESVLSCNWRSMIVPSNFGYVEERIYRCGAPEPCHYGFLASLKLRTCVLLTDSHDEAFVQWLRENNIRTVCPLHDDSHPSRTCVEMSGVGHHRGSMTLSEPVVVGILHELIDPISYPLLLTCSMGRYRTGIVCGCLRKLQGWNLVSILEEYRRYAQDKSRADNEEFIALFDRDLVSTELKNGRKPTILFYEND, encoded by the coding sequence ATGGAGTCAGTTCTTAGTTGCAACTGGCGCAGCATGATAGTACCGTCAAATTTTGGGTACGTCGAGGAGCGCATCTACCGATGTGGTGCGCCGGAGCCATGTCACTACGGCTTCTTAGCTTCTCTTAAGTTACGCACCTGTGTGCTCTTGACGGACAGTCATGACGAGGCATTTGTTCAGTGGTTGCGCGAAAACAACATACGCACCGTATGCCCGCTGCACGATGATTCTCACCCAAGTCGCACTTGCGTTGAGATGAGTGGAGTTGGTCATCATAGAGGGAGCATGACGCTTTCGGAGCCTGTTGTTGTAGGGATACTGCATGAGTTGATTGACCCCATCAGCTATCCTCTTTTGCTGACTTGCAGTATGGGCAGGTACCGCACCGGTATTGTGTGCGGCTGCCTGCGGAAACTCCAGGGCTGGAACTTGGTTAGCATATTGGAGGAGTACAGACGGTATGCACAAGATAAGAGCCGCGCCGACAATGAGGAGTTCATTGCACTGTTCGACAGGGACCTGGTTAGCACAGAACTTAAGAATGGCCGGAAACCAACTATCCTTTTCTATGAAAACGACTAA